From Rutidosis leptorrhynchoides isolate AG116_Rl617_1_P2 chromosome 3, CSIRO_AGI_Rlap_v1, whole genome shotgun sequence, a single genomic window includes:
- the LOC139898653 gene encoding flavonol 4'-sulfotransferase-like: MEDIFKTLPQHTCSWSKDRMTLFKYQEFWNLQELIEGAILAQQTFKAQPSDVLLCSCPKTGTTWLKALSFAIITRQKFNEFTSPLLTTMPHDCVPFLEKDLEKIKENHKNSCFPLVATHLPYTLLPESVITENCKIVYVYRNVKDVVVSNYNFMIELVKLRVEDAPFEEFFDEFYQGVSCYGPYWDHILTYWKASKERGPSRILFLKYEDMKRDTTSEVKKLAEFIGYPFSVEEEKTGVIENIVKMCSFDNLSNLEVNKNGKHRSDDPTISIENRLYFRKAEDGDWKNYFTDEMKDKIDKLMDQKLIETDLVLK; encoded by the coding sequence atggaagatATATTCAAAACACTTCCTCAACATACATGTAGCTGGTCAAAAGATAGGATGACTTTATTCAAGTATCAAGAATTTTGGAACTTACAAGAATTAATTGAAGGAGCAATTCTAGCTCAACAAACATTTAAGGCTCAACCAAGTGATGTGTTACTCTGTAGTTGCCCCAAAACTGGCACGACTTGGTTAAAGGCCTTGTCTTTCGCTATCATAACTCGACAAAAATTCAATGAATTCACAAGTCCTTTGCTCACAACTATGCCTCATGATTGCGTTccttttttagaaaaagatctcgaAAAAATTAAAGAAAACCACAAAAACTCATGCTTCCCTTTAGTGGCAACACACCTTCCTTATACTTTGTTGCCAGAATCAGTCATAACTGAAAACTGCAAGATTGTTTACGTATATCGGAACGTAAAAGATGTGGTTGTTTCGAACTACAATTTCATGATAGAATTAGTTAAATTACGGGTTGAAGATGCGCCGTTTGAAGAGTTTTTTGACGAGTTTTATCAAGGGGTTTCGTGTTATGGACCGTACTGGGATCATATTTTGACATACTGGAAAGCAAGTAAAGAAAGGGGCCCATCAAGAATTCTTTTTTTGAAATATGAAGATATGAAAAGGGACACTACAAGTGAGGTGAAAAAGTTGGCTGAGTTTATCGGGTATCCGTTTTCTGTGGAAGAAGAGAAAACGGGTGTAATTGAGAATATTGTGAAGATGTGTAGTTTTGATAATTTGAGCAATTTAGAGGTGAACAAAAATGGAAAGCATCGTTCAGATGATCCTACTATCTCAATTGAAAATCGACTTTATTTCAGGAAGGCAGAAGATGGAGATTGGAAGAATTATTTTACGGATGAGATGAAAGATAAGATTGACAAATTAATGGATCAGAAACTGATTGAAACAGATTTAGTCCTCAAATAA